A stretch of Pseudoprevotella muciniphila DNA encodes these proteins:
- a CDS encoding RNA polymerase sigma factor: MFGRKKQDDIEAQRARFSSAVAAYDRQLYWHIRRLVVVHEDAADILQNTYVAAWEHYSELRDKSAILSWLYRIATREAHNHLRKVTKYAAQDIDVETSEELQRRYQNETLTGDEITQLLQKAIFTLTEAQRVAFNLRYYDEMNYKEIANVMNISESTAKVHYHNAKQRIEQYLKEYE, from the coding sequence ATGTTCGGAAGAAAAAAACAAGACGATATCGAAGCGCAGAGGGCGCGGTTTTCCAGTGCAGTTGCAGCATACGACAGGCAACTCTACTGGCACATACGCCGTCTCGTGGTAGTGCATGAAGACGCAGCAGATATCTTGCAGAATACGTATGTCGCTGCATGGGAACATTACTCCGAACTACGAGATAAATCTGCAATCCTTTCATGGCTTTACAGAATTGCTACCAGGGAAGCACATAACCATCTGAGAAAGGTTACGAAATATGCTGCACAGGACATCGACGTGGAAACATCGGAAGAACTGCAACGACGATACCAGAACGAGACACTTACTGGTGACGAGATTACACAACTGCTCCAAAAGGCAATATTCACACTGACAGAGGCACAACGAGTGGCATTCAACCTTCGCTATTACGACGAAATGAATTACAAGGAAATAGCCAACGTAATGAACATTAGTGAATCTACGGCAAAAGTGCATTACCACAACGCGAAACAGCGCATAGAACAATATCTCAAGGAATACGAATGA
- the secDF gene encoding protein translocase subunit SecDF, whose product MQNKGFIKLFAALLALICIYYFSFSFVTDHFYDEAAKVGLTAKDKAKKANDKLSVAQLDSIATATENAYLDSMRNENVYLGRTLKECEKLQLGLGLDLEGGMNVILEVSIPDVVKNLAGESAETPAFKQAFETATKQSKGGENFIDNFITAYQQKNGQNKLGGVFASTLKESKITYQSTDDQVRSALNSQVKIAVDNSNEVVRTRIDRFGVAQPNIQVLQGRGQMGQIMVELPGIKEPERVRKLLQGSANLEFWETYRLSEIRSQLLEVDDIIANGGTIESKDEANAAPADSTKGDSTKTATAANEKKAETATSKKGILRDMLVPMADRCEVLNARAIDTAAVNRIIYSDVAANRLPKNLRLKWGVKPEQGNMYVLYALKTNEKGTATMNNVNAQAKDDFNPENHRPIVSMSMSTSAAREWANLTKRAAADNKRAVAIVLDGYVYSAPNVQNEIPNGNTEISGNFTTDDTRDLATVINSGKMPAPAKIVQEETVGPSLGDASIRAGFTACIVAFILLMIYMCLTYGFTAGMVANCALMLNFFFMFGILTAFQAALTMSGIAGMVLSLGMAVDANVLIYERIKEELRAGKGIKQAVASGYDNAFSAIFDSNLTSIITAIILYNFGTGPIKGFAMTLGIGIVASFLTAVWLTRIVYEHFLNRDKWLGLTFTTKMFSNFLTNTKVKFMEMSNKTFVIYGILIVAFIACLGIRQLSPGIDFTGGRNFVIEFEQKDITPEQVTDAVAKNMPNAKVSAISIVTTSNKAVRLSTNYKIDDDSENVDQEIEKIIWQSLTDAKLIKANYDTFKDRDNKAGGSIISAQKVGPSVAADMVKGAIISVILALIAIFIYILIRFRNVAFSVGSVGALVVDTLFIIGMYSVCYGWVPFSLEVDQTFIGAVLTAIGYSINDKVVIFDRIREFLKLYPTRPTRQLLNDSLNSTLTRTITTSTTTLLVLLCIFFLGGDSIRSFAFAMILGVIFGTLSSIFLASPIAYRLLDRKRIVASADEKE is encoded by the coding sequence ATGCAAAACAAAGGATTTATCAAACTGTTTGCAGCGCTTCTTGCCTTGATTTGCATCTACTATTTCAGCTTTTCTTTCGTAACAGATCACTTTTACGATGAGGCTGCTAAAGTAGGTTTAACAGCAAAGGATAAGGCAAAGAAGGCAAATGACAAACTGAGCGTTGCACAATTAGACAGCATCGCTACCGCTACAGAGAACGCTTATCTCGACTCTATGCGTAATGAGAATGTCTATCTGGGCAGAACGCTTAAAGAATGCGAAAAACTGCAATTAGGTCTCGGTTTGGACCTCGAAGGCGGTATGAACGTAATTCTCGAAGTTTCCATCCCCGACGTTGTAAAAAATTTGGCTGGCGAAAGTGCCGAAACGCCTGCTTTCAAGCAAGCATTCGAAACGGCTACAAAGCAGTCGAAAGGCGGTGAGAACTTCATTGACAACTTCATCACAGCCTATCAGCAGAAAAATGGTCAGAACAAATTAGGCGGTGTTTTCGCAAGCACACTTAAAGAAAGCAAAATTACCTATCAGTCCACCGATGACCAGGTGCGTAGCGCACTGAATAGCCAGGTCAAGATTGCTGTTGACAACTCAAACGAAGTTGTTCGCACACGTATCGACCGTTTCGGTGTGGCTCAACCTAACATACAGGTTCTTCAAGGTCGCGGCCAGATGGGTCAAATTATGGTAGAACTTCCTGGTATCAAGGAACCTGAGCGTGTTCGTAAACTGCTTCAGGGTAGTGCAAACCTCGAATTCTGGGAGACTTACCGCCTAAGCGAAATCCGTAGCCAGTTGCTTGAAGTAGATGACATCATTGCAAATGGTGGCACAATTGAAAGCAAAGACGAGGCTAATGCTGCTCCTGCAGATAGCACAAAGGGCGACAGCACAAAAACAGCTACCGCTGCTAATGAAAAGAAAGCAGAAACCGCTACAAGCAAGAAAGGTATCCTGCGCGACATGCTCGTGCCTATGGCTGACCGTTGCGAAGTGCTTAACGCTCGCGCCATTGATACAGCAGCCGTTAACCGCATCATCTATTCTGATGTAGCAGCTAACCGCTTACCAAAGAACCTCCGCCTGAAATGGGGTGTGAAGCCAGAACAAGGCAACATGTATGTGCTCTATGCTCTGAAGACCAACGAGAAGGGCACAGCTACAATGAATAATGTGAACGCTCAAGCTAAGGACGACTTCAATCCTGAGAACCACCGTCCTATCGTATCTATGTCGATGAGTACGAGTGCCGCTCGTGAATGGGCTAACCTGACCAAGCGTGCAGCAGCCGATAACAAGCGTGCTGTGGCTATCGTTCTTGATGGATATGTATATAGCGCTCCTAACGTACAGAACGAAATTCCTAACGGAAACACTGAAATCAGCGGTAACTTCACTACTGACGATACACGCGACCTTGCTACGGTAATCAACTCAGGTAAGATGCCTGCTCCTGCAAAAATCGTGCAGGAAGAAACCGTTGGTCCATCACTTGGTGACGCCTCCATCCGCGCTGGATTCACTGCTTGTATCGTGGCATTCATCCTTTTGATGATTTACATGTGCCTCACCTATGGTTTCACTGCTGGTATGGTAGCCAACTGTGCGCTGATGCTGAACTTCTTCTTCATGTTCGGTATTCTCACAGCATTCCAAGCAGCATTGACTATGAGTGGTATTGCAGGTATGGTGCTCTCGCTCGGTATGGCTGTCGATGCCAACGTGCTCATCTATGAACGCATTAAAGAGGAACTTCGTGCTGGTAAGGGTATTAAGCAGGCTGTGGCAAGTGGTTATGACAATGCTTTCTCTGCCATCTTCGACTCCAACCTTACCTCTATCATCACAGCTATTATCCTCTACAACTTCGGTACAGGTCCTATCAAGGGCTTCGCCATGACACTCGGTATTGGTATCGTAGCTTCATTCCTCACAGCCGTATGGCTCACACGTATTGTTTACGAACACTTCTTGAACCGCGACAAGTGGCTCGGCTTGACCTTCACAACCAAGATGTTCAGCAACTTCTTGACAAACACGAAGGTGAAGTTCATGGAGATGTCGAACAAGACATTCGTCATCTATGGCATTCTCATCGTGGCATTCATTGCTTGTCTTGGCATCCGTCAACTTTCGCCAGGTATTGACTTTACTGGTGGTCGCAACTTCGTCATTGAGTTCGAGCAGAAAGACATTACGCCTGAGCAAGTTACAGATGCTGTGGCTAAGAACATGCCTAACGCTAAGGTTAGTGCTATCAGCATTGTAACAACAAGTAACAAGGCTGTTCGTTTGAGCACGAACTACAAGATTGATGATGACAGCGAAAATGTTGACCAAGAAATAGAAAAAATCATTTGGCAGTCGCTGACCGATGCCAAGTTGATTAAAGCTAACTACGACACGTTCAAAGATCGTGACAACAAGGCTGGCGGATCAATCATAAGTGCCCAGAAGGTAGGACCTTCTGTTGCTGCAGATATGGTGAAAGGTGCTATCATCAGTGTGATTCTCGCCCTGATTGCCATCTTCATCTACATTCTCATTCGCTTCCGCAACGTTGCCTTCTCTGTAGGTTCAGTAGGCGCATTGGTGGTCGATACACTGTTCATCATCGGTATGTATTCCGTATGTTATGGTTGGGTACCCTTCTCGCTCGAAGTGGACCAAACATTCATCGGTGCCGTACTGACCGCTATCGGTTACTCCATCAATGACAAGGTGGTTATCTTTGACCGTATCCGCGAATTCTTGAAACTCTACCCGACACGTCCAACAAGACAGTTGCTCAACGACTCTTTGAACTCAACGTTGACCCGTACAATCACAACATCAACGACCACATTACTCGTTCTGCTCTGTATCTTCTTCCTGGGCGGTGATAGTATTCGTTCGTTCGCATTCGCAATGATATTAGGTGTTATATTCGGTACCCTTTCTTCCATCTTCCTCGCTTCGCCGATTGCTTACCGTCTGCTCGACCGCAAACGTATCGTGGCAAGTGCTGACGAGAAGGAATAA
- a CDS encoding GDSL-type esterase/lipase family protein, translating into MKRTFILFLLASLLYLPSMSQKKIRVACVGNSVTYGYGLSDREQTCYPTRLQEMLGDGYEVRNFGNSGTTLLFKGHKPYIKVQEFRDAMDFKADLVIIHLGLNDTDPRNWPEWKEEFIPNYRALIDSFRVANPKAKIWICKMTPIFHGHRRFESGTRDWHAQIQTRIEQIARTSQVRLIDLFTPLHCHPEMFPDALHPNPDGAMILAKTVYGAISGDYSGLQIPALYTDGMVIQRNESIKFHGIADYGEEVTVEFNGMKRKTIGDDQGHWDVTFPQMDAGGPYEITFKAKSCKYIIRNAWVGEVWLCSGQSNMEFKVCQSNTAQQDYLDANRLKNLHIFNMPALTRTDNVVWPDSVLKKNNMLEHLRMGPWENSSAESVKDFSAIAFNFGRVLADSLNIPIGIICNAVGGTTTESWIDRTSIENEFPQILRNWTENDLTQAWVRGRAKQNNKNATNNMQRHPYEPCYMYEAGIRPLEQYNIRGVLWYQGESNADRLEVHNKLFPMLVKSWRNNWNKRDLPFYTVQLSSLNRHHFPQFRDAQRRLAKSINNVWMAVTIDVGDSLDVHPRMKRPVGERLAALALNHTYNYNIESEGPELKDARRAGDALELTFSHADGMSITRGFEIAGDDGLYYPAEARIADNRIVLKNKNVKAPCSVRYGWQPFTRADLRNKQGFPAPTFIKENIY; encoded by the coding sequence ATGAAAAGAACTTTTATCCTATTTTTGCTTGCGTCACTCCTTTATCTGCCTAGTATGTCGCAAAAGAAAATCCGCGTGGCATGCGTGGGCAACAGTGTAACCTACGGCTACGGCTTATCCGATAGGGAGCAGACTTGTTACCCTACACGCCTTCAAGAGATGCTTGGCGATGGATATGAAGTAAGAAACTTCGGCAACAGCGGTACTACACTTCTCTTTAAAGGACACAAACCATATATAAAAGTACAGGAATTCCGCGATGCTATGGACTTCAAGGCTGACTTGGTCATCATTCACCTTGGTCTTAACGACACCGACCCACGCAACTGGCCAGAATGGAAAGAAGAGTTCATACCCAACTATCGCGCCCTGATAGATAGTTTCCGTGTGGCAAACCCCAAAGCCAAAATCTGGATTTGCAAGATGACCCCCATTTTCCATGGGCACAGACGTTTTGAGAGCGGCACACGCGACTGGCACGCACAAATTCAGACCCGCATTGAGCAGATAGCCCGCACTTCCCAGGTTCGTCTTATCGACCTCTTCACACCGCTTCACTGCCATCCAGAAATGTTCCCCGATGCACTCCATCCCAATCCAGATGGCGCAATGATACTTGCCAAAACTGTTTATGGTGCCATCAGCGGCGATTATAGCGGATTGCAAATTCCTGCGCTCTATACCGACGGCATGGTAATTCAGCGGAACGAGTCAATTAAGTTTCATGGCATAGCCGACTATGGCGAAGAAGTCACAGTGGAATTTAATGGCATGAAACGCAAGACAATAGGTGACGATCAAGGACATTGGGACGTTACTTTCCCGCAAATGGACGCTGGCGGACCATACGAAATAACATTTAAGGCAAAAAGTTGTAAATACATCATCCGCAATGCCTGGGTGGGTGAAGTATGGCTCTGTTCCGGACAATCGAACATGGAGTTCAAAGTATGTCAGAGCAATACGGCCCAACAAGACTATCTCGATGCCAACCGACTAAAAAACCTACACATCTTCAATATGCCTGCGCTCACACGTACCGACAACGTGGTTTGGCCCGATAGTGTATTGAAAAAGAATAATATGTTGGAACATCTGCGCATGGGACCATGGGAAAATAGTTCAGCAGAGAGTGTTAAGGATTTTTCTGCCATTGCGTTCAACTTTGGCCGCGTACTCGCTGACAGCCTTAACATCCCCATTGGTATTATCTGCAATGCCGTAGGTGGCACCACTACCGAATCGTGGATAGATCGTACAAGCATTGAAAACGAATTCCCACAAATTCTTCGCAACTGGACTGAAAACGACCTCACTCAGGCTTGGGTAAGAGGCCGCGCAAAACAGAATAACAAGAATGCTACGAACAACATGCAACGCCATCCATACGAACCTTGCTATATGTATGAAGCAGGCATCCGACCTCTTGAACAATACAATATCCGTGGTGTACTATGGTATCAAGGCGAATCGAATGCCGACCGCCTTGAAGTACACAACAAACTTTTCCCCATGCTTGTGAAAAGTTGGCGCAACAATTGGAACAAGCGCGATCTGCCTTTCTACACCGTACAACTTTCAAGCCTTAACCGCCACCACTTCCCACAATTCCGCGATGCACAGCGACGCCTTGCCAAGAGCATCAACAACGTGTGGATGGCAGTAACCATCGACGTTGGCGACAGCCTCGACGTACACCCGCGCATGAAGCGACCGGTGGGCGAACGTCTCGCAGCACTCGCTTTGAACCATACCTACAACTACAACATCGAGTCGGAAGGACCGGAACTGAAAGACGCACGCCGCGCTGGCGATGCACTCGAACTCACATTCAGCCATGCCGACGGAATGAGCATAACACGTGGCTTCGAGATAGCAGGCGACGATGGACTCTACTATCCCGCTGAAGCGCGAATAGCCGACAACCGAATCGTGCTGAAAAACAAAAACGTTAAAGCACCCTGTTCCGTACGCTACGGCTGGCAACCTTTCACACGCGCTGACCTCCGCAACAAACAAGGTTTCCCCGCTCCAACTTTCATCAAGGAAAACATTTACTAA